The genomic DNA GCGCCGCTTGTCCTCGCGCTCCTCCCACAACCTTCTCGCGACGTTCCGGCCGGTACTCATGATCTTGTAGCTGATCCACGGCGTCGTCCGCCGCGGCGGAAACAGCACGGCGTGGTACGGGCCCCAGGTCGCATCGTCACCGCGTCCTGGCGTCCACGAGTCGACGAGTTCTCTGATCCTCGGCGGCCCACCCGGTCCCCAGTACAAGGGCATCAGCTTGGCATCGTCGGTCATGGTCCGGTCCTCACGCCGGCCTCCGCTGCGGGAGGCGCTCTTGCCGGCGTCGGTCGACGTCGGCCGCTTCGTCATCCGAGCCACCCACGAGCGTGGGGTTGGCGCACCGTCAAGTCGGAGCTTGGCGACGGTGTCTCGTGAAGCTGTTTCGATGTTAGCGCGGCCCGCCGACGTCCGCGGACCGTTCTGCGGCGCCGGTCTTCGCTGGGGGCCGTCATCATTTGATGACAGCCCGTGCCGGAGTTACGGCGCGCTCACTCCCAGCCGTCGCGCCAGATCCGGGCCACCCACCTCGCGGATGAAGTCCGGGTCACCGCACACGACGAGTTGATCGCGAGCCCGCGACAGCCCGACGTACAGCCGTTCGCGGGAGCGCTCGAACTTGCTTCCCTCGTTGACCACGACCACGACCGCGCGGCGCTCTAGCCCCTTGAACCCCAGCACGTGCCCGTAGAACACCTGGTCGGTGTCCCAGAACGTGTCCCAGTAGGCCTTGTGCCCGTCCTTCTGCCGCTCCGCCTGTTCGGGATGCCGACTGCCGGTGGTCAGCAACGCGAGATCCTCGGGCCGCCAACCCTGTTCGAGGAGTAGCTCGATCTGATCGTCGCCCTCCCCCATGGCCTCGTCACGGTCACACGCGACGAACGTGACGGCCGGGCCCTCGCCGCCGAGGAAGCGCATCGGGTGGTCGACGAGCGGTTGAAACGCGTTCGCGATCTGGCGGGTGTTGCGCAGATTGTGGTCGAGGATGAGCGGGACCAACGGCACGGGCGGTGCGCCGTGGCGGTTGAAGACGCGCTGGCCCTCGTCGGTGAAGACGTAGAGACCGCCCTCGACGGGATCCTTGAGCGCGGCGAGCAGCGGATCCCACCATGCGTCGGCGAAGTCCTGCGCCTCGTCTACGACGATGGAGTCGAAGCGGTGGCCGACGGCGAGTCCCGCTGCCAGCTCCGCCATTTGGAGAGGGAGGTCGTGCTCCCAGAACTTGACGGTGTCCTCGGTGCGCAGGGCCTCGTCGGGTCCTGCGGGTGCGCCCCACTTCTTGCCGAGGTCGTGGAACTCGCCCACGTACGCCGGCTGATGGTTGCGCGGCCACGTGGCAGCGATGCGCTCGAGGTAGGACGCCAGACCATGGGAGTAACAGACCAGCGCGACGCGCTGGCCGCGCTGGGCAAGCCGGCGGGCCTGCTCCATCGCCAGGAAGGTCTTGCCGCTGCCGGCACCGCCGCGGACCTCGACGCGGTTGAGCAGTCGGATCGCGTCGAGGATGACGGCCTGGTGCTCGGTCAGCGCGTCGGCGGCGTCGTTGTTGGCCAGCGCGCGCGCGACGACGTCGCGTTGCGGTAAACCCCTGCCGCTCAATGCCGTTGCGAGTTGCTTCACGCCGTCTCGGGTCAGCAGCGGGCGGTCCTGCTCCTGCGTGACGAGGATCTCGCGAAGCCTGTCGACGAGATGCGGCAGATCGGTGCGGTCGATGACCTTCCAACGCGGGCAATCCGGCAGGTCGAAGTCGGCGGGCAGCTCGGTGTGGGGCAGCACCACGACGTGATCCCAGCGCTGCCGCTCCTGCGTCCAGCGCGGGTCCTTCTCGACGTAGTCCCGCAGCGCGTAGCAGGCCTCGCGGGCCTGGCGGACCGGATGGATCTTCTTGTCGCGGCCGCCGCGCTTCTGCCACCAGCGCTCGCCGTCGTGCCAAACGTCGCCGCCCTTGACCTCGAGGCAGACGATTCCCGCGCCCTCGATGCCGACGACGAAGTCGACCTCGTGGTCCTTGAGGTGGTCGGTGACGCGCTGACCCGGGACGAGCAGGTCATTGGGTTCGAGTTGGGCGACGAGCGTCTGCCAGGTGCTGCGCTCCGAACTGTTGAGACGCGGCGTCTCAGTGACGGTGATGGTCATGGCCAAACTCGGGTCCTCCCCCTTGCAAACAACCCCTCGGGGAGGTTAGCGCGAGGTACCGACGCGGCGGCGGACGTTGACGACTATCGCCGATGGAGGGTTCAGCGCAGGCCGATACCCAAAGGGAGGTCTACGCGCCGCTCTGCTGCAGGGCGAGGCACGTGCCGTAATGCTCCGGCGTGCAGGGGATGCCGCCTACGGACGGAAGCTCATTGGGTCGCTGCACGACACCGCCACCCGGTGTCGATCCCGGCGGGAGGAACGCAGGCGCGTTGGAGCCACTCTTGGCGCACACGCCTTCCCACCTGGTGGGTGACGTGCCGCTTGGGCACGTCTGGGCCGATGCGGACGACGCGAAGATCACCGGCGCGGACACCAGCGCCAGCGCACTCCCGAGAGCGAGCATTCCGTGCTTCATGGCGGTGGTCACCCGTCACACGGTACCTAGCCGGACTAGATAGGACGACGACGGGTCGCGCCGACGAGGCTCGGGGTTGACTCGCCCGACAGGGTCCGACACACTCCACTGAACACGTTCAGTGAAACGGAGGTCGACGTCGATGCGCGCAGCCGGTGCCGCGATCACGCACTACGACCCGTTCTCACCCGAGTGCCTCGACGACCCCTACCCGTACTACGCGTGGCTGCGCGACGAGCACCCGCTGTACTACG from Mycolicibacterium arabiense includes the following:
- a CDS encoding ATP-binding domain-containing protein yields the protein MTITVTETPRLNSSERSTWQTLVAQLEPNDLLVPGQRVTDHLKDHEVDFVVGIEGAGIVCLEVKGGDVWHDGERWWQKRGGRDKKIHPVRQAREACYALRDYVEKDPRWTQERQRWDHVVVLPHTELPADFDLPDCPRWKVIDRTDLPHLVDRLREILVTQEQDRPLLTRDGVKQLATALSGRGLPQRDVVARALANNDAADALTEHQAVILDAIRLLNRVEVRGGAGSGKTFLAMEQARRLAQRGQRVALVCYSHGLASYLERIAATWPRNHQPAYVGEFHDLGKKWGAPAGPDEALRTEDTVKFWEHDLPLQMAELAAGLAVGHRFDSIVVDEAQDFADAWWDPLLAALKDPVEGGLYVFTDEGQRVFNRHGAPPVPLVPLILDHNLRNTRQIANAFQPLVDHPMRFLGGEGPAVTFVACDRDEAMGEGDDQIELLLEQGWRPEDLALLTTGSRHPEQAERQKDGHKAYWDTFWDTDQVFYGHVLGFKGLERRAVVVVVNEGSKFERSRERLYVGLSRARDQLVVCGDPDFIREVGGPDLARRLGVSAP